The segment atatctgacattgtattcccattaaAAAAATGATCGAAAGCACAGTGATATCACATTTAGGtaacaactaaaccaaaaatcagacattgattttccattggaatttggttgtgtttttagatggttgaaagtaTAGTGATAACTCATTGGGAATTCAATAAACTTTTGACTGTCTTTTTGAGGTtggaatctcattgatcaacgtaTCAACCAAATATGAAAtgacgtggtgtgcccagtgAGTAGCAATCACAAATGTACATCGTTTGAAGCACACAGTCTCAGCCACGAATGACAGCTCCAATAAGGCAATTATGGTGAGCGAGAGGCTTGTAGAATCACTCAGGACCCACCGGTAGTGGGTCCTGCGTGATCTGGGAATTACTGAATCCAAAGAACTAAATGTTATTTTGACTAAACGAGTTTAAAAGATCAAAGTCAATAAAAAGAGCCAACCTTCCCATCACTACTTTACAGGCCACATCACtttgcaagtcacattatgctggcttgcaaagtgatgtatattttgtattggaatccagccagagtgagGATATCCAACAATTCATCCCAGGTgcctggtgaggggaggacggctcacaacAATGGCTGGAATAGAGAATCAGTTTTCAATGTTGATTAAACATCACATAACATTTTTTTGGTtgaaaatgacatggaaacaacattgattcaaccagtttctgCCTAGTGTGTCTGATTCCATTCAAGCCATTACTTTgaacccatcctccccaattaaataTCCACCATGTGTTTGACAATATCAATCACACACGTATTGAGAATGACTAGCCAGGTAGGAAAGTATTGTTAGAGGCTACATAaatcatatgaactgtaacggCCATCTCATCAACGGGTGCAATAAGTCAAACCATTAACAGATTGGATTGGTTtcgaaaaatgtatgttatttatgtttgtgtagcataagattaatcaacccatcaatgtacatgcaaaaataCAGGTATTGAAagaaacatttctgaaaatcaaACCTGCAGTatggcatgctgggaaatataatGGTGGGTGTGGTTTTGAGTGGTTTTGATCAAACATGAAGTTGTAATTTTACTCAACAAGCTAGTTCAAATTCAGCTCACTTCGAGCAGTTTGTTGACTAAACAAACTTTAACACGTTAGCTCAAATTCTTGTCCTTCTGAAGTCCACTCAACTCAAAGAATAAAGCAATTGGTTAAGTTGATTACAGTGCATTGGTAGAGCTAGTTTGAACACACTTTCCAACCACAAAACATCATGACATTTGTTTTATGTACATAATGGGTTAATGGTTACAAAAGGAGGACCCTTTTGATGTGATTTGTGAATAATTTCCAAATCTAAGCCTTTTGTTTTATATGATTGTTAATCAAACTGATCTAAGGGATTGAATAAAAATGATTAACAATATGGTTATTTGAAATGGTTTTGATTAATTTTGATTAATTGATTAATTCAATAAACACAGAATTTCAATTCAATGTGGCTCTCAACATGTGCATTGAAAACATGTACGTTTTGTAAGATTTGCGATTTCGGGGGAAAGTGAATATCTTTAGTGAGAAATGATTTTAGACTATGGGCAATCCCTTTTATAAAtaatgtattttgttgtacttTCATGTGTTTTCCTAATGATTTATCTTCCTTGTTTCCTATCTCCTGTAGATGAGCCAAATCTCTCCTCACAGAGAGTCAGCCCTCCATCTGGTCTGGCCTACATCCAGGAGGAGGCTTCCCCCTACAGCATTAAGTGTAGTGAGCACAACCCAGAGAGCCTCTCTGGCTATGAGCACCTGGAAGCCAAAAACTACCTGGACCACTCCAGGCTTGGGGGCATTGCCCTGAGCCCCAGGATCGAGATCACACCGTCACGTGAGCACTACAGCGATGGACGTGATTCCCTGCAGAACCACACTCTGAACATCAGCCCCCGTCCCACCCTGACCGTCCCGGGCCACGAAAGCCTGGCCTACCGTGAGCCCCAGTGCTTGAGCCCAGCCTCCAGCAACTCCTCCACCAGCTGGCACTCGGAGAGCTACTCCCCCTGGGCCTCTCCCTGCGTGTCCCCTAGTAGTGGCCAGACCGGGGCTGGGGACCTCTGGCCCCGCTTCCAGAACATCCACACCGGCTCCCCCCGCACCTCCCCGGGCACCTCCCCCCGCACAGAGGAGGGCTGCATCGCCCCCCGCTCGCCCTCCCCATCCCTCAGGCCAGGATCCCGCTCCGCTTCCCCACAGGGCAAACGCACCTACGACATGTACAGGAACACCAGCCTGATCAACGGGATCCCTTCCAACAGTCCTTCCCCCCATAGGGGCCACGAGGAGCATCCCCAAAAGAACGCAGGGGCCCACTACGGGACCTCCAACAGTCTGGCTGAGGCCATGAACGGCTATGGCACTGTCCAGCCTGGTCTAGTCCCCACCAAGATAGTGAAGACAGCCAACCAGGCATATGCCTTCTACCCAGAGAACCACAGGGAGGTCAACTACCTGGTGTCCTGTGAGCAGGATGTTAAGAATAAAACTGGGTCTGAATCCTTCTTTGTGATCCCTCCCATCTGGACCAAGCAGATGGTCCCCAACCTCTGCAGGTGAATGGTGTAGGAAGCCTGTATAGGTGCACGTGCAGTTTTATTATGAATCTGATTTAGTTGTTCATTTGTATGTTTGTATGACCAAGCTTTCATTGCCCATTAGGAACCACAATTTAGCGTGCCTAGTCATTGCACAAGACAAATTAATACTTTTCCCCCATGTCTTATTTCCTTTAGCATCCCAGTTTCTTCTCTGCCCCCTCTGGAATGGCCTGTCCCCAGCCGTACAGACCAGTACAAGCTCCACGTTGACGTGCAGCCCAAGCCCCACCACCGAGCCCACTATGAGACAGAGGGGAGCAGGGGCGCGGTCAAAGCCCCCACTGGTGGTCATCCTGTTGTCCAGGTACGCTGCATCCCACTGGGCACGGACTTCAATTCAACGTCTGTTCCACTTTGGTTCaatgtcatttcattgaaatgacatgcAAACAATGTTGATTTAATCAGTGTGTCCCCAGTGGAATGGCTCTGTATCACTGTTAGAAAATAAGTTGATTTATGGAAGTCTTTTTTGGTTCTTGATAGAATCTTTTCACCCAATGAAGCACCCTAAAATAACCTTTTTAAGAACCCTTTGGTGAAAGGGATCTACCTTGAACCAAAAAGGATAATACATTTCCTGGAACCAAAAGAGTTAACCTACAGGTTCTAGGTAGCCCCCTTTAGTGTAGGACAGCCCTAATAGGAAGGCCTGTTGTGTGTAATGGTATTTTCTAGTCAGTACATAGCTATGCTACTATTGTCCCAGGGCCTGGCTTAGGAAAATTGctactgtgtgttactgtgtacGTTCTACAGTATATGTTATTTACCTcatcctttctctatctctccctttctctctatattcctccctttctctatctttccctttctatctctccctgtctctctccttctaacGTTCTCTTCTTCCTAGCAGCCTGCCACACTCACTGAAATGAGTTATAATATGCACTGATATCTTACGCATGTCAGCTACTGTTTCATCAAGTCAACTCCCAGACTTgaattccagccattattacagTAAACACCTTGCAGATTATTGTTTTTGTCTTCATTTACTATGAGCAACAGCTTTTGTGTTAATTGTTTCAAATCAAAGTGTCATGAGAACACTTGTCTTCTTGCAGAAAATACACTGCTGCTTTGCCTCTCACGGACCAATGTTTTAACCACAAGCAGTTTTTTTTGGCCCATTTACACACAGGTCACATTACCCCCAGTGTACTCTGGAGACAGGAATGGTGAACTTAAGTTCAGGCATACTCATATGAAAAAAAACGTTACGTTTTGCTATATAGAGCTAGTATCACTTTTTTACATGTTCAATCTAAGCTGAACATAACAGAAGGCATTTCCATATCATCCATATATTTAGGAAAGAAGTAGGAAATAGAACTTTCAGTTCATATTTTAATGTTTCCAAGGCAACATCTTGAAAGCTtacttgttgttgttgattgcCAGAACCTGGCCAGGTGGAAATTAAGCATTTCTCACTTTCCATTTTCTCTGGCTCTCTTTGAGGTCAGTGAGCTGTGCCTGGTGTCGTCTGATCACGTGGCTGGCTAGGCGCGGCCAAACTACTCCCTCTCAGTCCCAGACTCTGAACTCCCTCCACTTTAATTTTCCTAGTCCCACTCGCTCTGACTCACTCACTGCAACCATAGCAACCAGCTTCTCAGATGGCCTGTTCTAAGATAGAATTCCTCTATTTTACTCATTGTGTCAGACTCAACTACCTGTGTTCAAGACCACTCATGTCACTATAGTTTTTGCTTACATTGAACAGTTGTAAGGAGTTTCACCAGTGAAAAAGCTCTACAACAGTGAATGTGAATATTGTAATTCTCACTTGACTTTAAAGAGGAAACTATGCTGTAGGCTACTCAGGTTCCTGGGATGTGCCTCTTTCTCTCAGTCAGCCCCCCCATGCTTGtttctcgtctgtctgtctgagcaacAAGGAAATTAGATGAGATGTGATCTCTGCCATGCCTCTTTCAGCCAAACTCTGCCCCCTCACTATACTCTTCTCACCTGTTGtaaaatacacaaacacacacacacagattagtgGAGAGACCAGAGACTACCTCGGAAGGAAGCATGCAAAAACCACAATGTGTGAACTTGCAACTAAAATTATCTTTCTGAAAAATCATGAGcttgaaaatgtgtgtgtgtgtgtgagacagagaaacagacagggttttGGTGATGAGTTAAGAGAACTATGTAAAGTGTAGACGTCTGACAAGGTTGTAAGCATATTTTGATTATTTATCTGAATGTTGGCAACAACTAGGCCTACAGCTACTTTGCAATTGTATGCAATGATTTTGATAAATATTTGTGATTAGGAGTTTTACATCATGTTATAAACATGTATTTACTATGTGGCCATCTCCAATTCTCCAAACCATTCCACTGTAGAAGTACTGGAATTAATGTAGACCTAGTCTTTATTTTGTCTTGAAAGTATCCGTGGTACATGTGGCTAAACTAAGGCAGTCATATTCTAATATGCATGCCAATGAATGATAGTGATTCCTATGGAGCTCCTTTGAATTCCAAAGACAGCTACTTTAGAACAAAGAGCTGCCATTCAAGGTTGAGGATACTAATGTTTCCAGCAGTAAGTGTTTCTGCTGAGCCAACAtctaagtaatttagcagacactcttatccaaaaCAACTTagagtagtgagtgcatacatttccatatattttttgCACTGGTCCCACATTGTAATCGAACcaacaaccctggcattgcaagcgccatgctctaccaactgagccacatgtgACCCCACCAGGCTACCCTACCAGGGTGTTAGCTTTATGTTCATCCAAAACTGTTAGCAGAAAACTGTCAAAGAAGATGTAGTTATAGAGTCATTCAccctcaaaaagcacaagaaagTGGATTtcaacacccaccatctcagattgttctgaaattgttttgtttctgtagttagaaaaaACTAATATGAGCATCACTGCAACATTATTTTGGTGAAAAATATTTTAACTCTAATTGATTGCCCCCAAATTGTAAATTTAAATATATAGCATTCATgtaatatttaataaatatagtACCCAATATCCAATTTTTACCAAAACTCTTCTTAACAATGATTGAGGAATCCAAATAAATGGTCAAAAGCCACCCATGGACCCCCCAATTCCCACACCAAGTAGTATGAAGCTGCGGCTTGGAGTACAGTTTAATCATACTATGTTATGTATTCTCAGTGAATTTGGTGGGGATTTTTCacctgttcagagaaattagcCATTGAAGTAGCTTGCATTTCCCTCCATAAATTAGTGTGAAAGTTCCAGATTTTGCCACTATTCCTGCTACTGCCAACCTATTATCCCTTTGCTGATCTCTTGTGTTTATTAAATGGCTCACAACAATGGTTTGTAGAAAACCAATCGCTTTTGCTCAAGatgaaaatgacttgtgtcctcACAAGTCAAGCCAGTCCTCCATGAAATCAATCAAATGTGTCCTTCTCTTAGCAACGAATGCCTCATCCAACTCTCCTAAAAGGTCCAACAATTCATGGAGGTCTGGCATAAATTGTGAAGATGACCACACCATTTATTTACATCATGAGCAAAAGCTATTGGTTTTCTACTCAAGGTTGCAACATAAATGATGTGACCCATTTAGTAAACACAAGAAACCAGCAACATTTGATAAAATGGTGTGGCAGTAGAAGGAACAACATAATCTATTGGGCAAAACCTGGCATTTTTACTCATTTATCGGGAAATATGTGAGCTACTTCAATGgctaatttctctgaacagggggaaaaaacatccacaaattcactgagaatacattacatagtatGAATAAACTTTACTCTTCATACTACTTGCTAAAACCATAAAGAACTGATATTGGACATTTGGGTGGGCTTGACCATTTATTTGGATTCCTCAGGTCTTGATAATTGTTAAGGAGAGGTTTGGTTCAAATCGGATGTTGGGTTTTATGTTTATTGAATAGTAGttgaatcctataaattaaaatttcaacaaaataatgttgttgaatcctataaattaaaatttcaacaaaataatgttgcaggaatgcttatgttatttattttttaactacaGAAACCATTTCAGGAgcatctgagatggtgggtgtcatagCTTGctgaaattaaattaaattgaatGACCATATAGGCAAATAATGAGAAATTATTAGGGGGGGCAGAACAGGCAGAATAGGAACTTGAAAAACTACCCATTATGAAAAGTGTGAACATCTTGACttcatgtaaaaaatatatatttattagaGTTTCTTCCAGTTGCATGGCTACAGGGGAAAGGAGCCACTGGGCCTGCAGATCTTCATCGGGACCGCAGATGAGAGGATCCTGAAGCCCCACGCTTTCTACCAGGTTCACCGCATCACGGGCAAGACAGTTACCACCACCAGCTACGAGAAGATCATCAACTCCACCAAAGTCCTGGAGATCCCTCTGGAGCCCAAGAATGACATGAAAGCAATGTGAGAGAAGTTAGAGTAGTGATTCATGTCAAACACCACCCATACAAAGCAGTGTCCTTTGAAGACTGGTTCAAacagtatttgttttctttcaaactcGTTGAGCCTGTTTACTGAGCCTGTCTCCAATGCCACCAGATAAGCGGGAAAAATTTAAACTGATGGGAATATTCCATTGGTTCCAGGCATGctctttttctctccccaattttgtggtatccaattgatagttagtcttgtctcatcgctgcaactcccgtaaggactcaggagaggcgaaggtcgagagccgtgcatcctccgaaacacaaccaagccgcactgctttttTGACACAATGCCAACTTAATCCGGAAGCCAGCATCACCAATgtttcggaggaaacaccgtacacctgactatgtcagcatgcactgctcccagtctgccacaggagtcgctagtgcacggtgggacaaggacatccctgccggccaaaccctcgcctaacccggatgacgctgggccaattgtgcaccacaccaggctgcgacagagcctggttgcacagctagcactgcgatgcagtgccttagaccaccgtACAACTTGGGAGGCTGTGCCAGACATGCTCAATCAAGTTTTTGAAATAAAACTCATACTAATTGAACCTAGATCTGATCTCATTAACCATATCAGTTGTGATCATAATGCAACACATGGGTATCTGTACAGGGCTTACAGTAGTTAATCCTCCTATCTCACAGAATCGACTGTGCTGGGATCCTGAAGCTCAGGAATGCTGATATTGAGCTGAGGAAGGGCGAGACGGACATCGGACGAAAGAACACTCGTGTGCGTCTAGTGTTCCGTGTTCATATACCCCAACCTAATGGGCAACACATCTCACTGCAAACCGCCTCCCATCCTATTGAGTGCTGTAAGTACATTCATAgttatttatttaaaatgtatttaaccaggtcCCATTGAGGCCAGAATACCTATTTTCAAAGGCGGTCAAATATTACCCGTGCTCTTTAGTGTGATAAACATATAGTCTGTGGTTCTATGTGGTCTTTCCCTTCTATAGCCTTCTATTGATGTGCTATAATTAATtcaataaggcctgagggggtgtggtatagtggTCATACCACAAACCCATGTGGTGCCTtattgccattataaactggATACCAACCTAAATAGATCAGTAAACAAGTATTTTAGCTTCATACCCATAATATAATGTCTGATATACACATAGCTGAAATTCTGTTTCAggcaatcagcatccaggacccaAAGTACCTGATTTATAATGTGATTTAGGTTTAACATGTGGTTATAGTGTATTTTGATGTTACACAATGCAGTACATTTCTGTGTATGTTTCCTCTTCCCTGTTTTCATTGCACTGATGTTAACCAGAGGTAACACACATAATGAATAAACATGGCTAAAACTCAGAGTAGAGCTGATGGTCCAGGCACATGGATGTACAAAGACTCTTTTATGATTAGGCTAGCAGCTCTCAAACCTCAACTCTTttaggtgtgtgtttgttgtgtgtgtgtttatgcgagtgtgtgtgtttgtgtgcttgtgtgtgtctgaatCCTAGTTAAAAGCAAAACATTACTTACGTGTAGGCTAACATGCCCAGGGAACATGAAGTCCATGTACCAGTGTATGCTATGCCAGTGACATGCGTATAGTTTGGTGGCTTTGTAGGCACTGGTTATCAAAGCCAGATTTACTCGCAAATAAACAATGAAGCCCAAGTTCACCATACAACAGATCGCTCCAATAACCAGAGTGACATAGGCTATTAACCAACATTTTCATGAAATGTAAATACCAATGTAGCAAAGCGATAACCTCCAATGGCAGGATATTTCAAATCATCTGACAAAATAACACACTGCTTAACTCAGCTCAGCCATATACCAACGTAGCATCCACATTTACAACTAAAAGGTGGCACCTTTTTACAATTCTTCCAATGCACGGTGTGTAAAAACACACAATAATATTATGATGTGAAATGTAATTACACAcacgtacagtgcattcggaaagtattcagaccccttaacttttctcacattttgttacattacattcttattttaaaatggaataaatattttttccccctcatgaaTCTGCACACtagaccccataatgacaaagcaaaaacagggttttagacatATTTATTACAAAATAACTGAAAAGATTACAAAataacttaaatatcacatttacataagtattcagaccctttactcagtactttgttgaagcacctttggcagtgattacagcctcaagtcttcttgggtatgatgatacaagcttgtcacacctgtatttgggaagtttcacCTATTCTTCCCTGCAGaccatctcaagctctgtcaggttggatggggagcattgctgctcagctatttttaagtctccagagatgttcgattgggttcatgtctgggctctggctggagcactctaggacattcagagacttgtcccaaagccactcctgcattgttttggttgtgtgcttggtgtcattgtcctgttggaaggtgaagcttCTCCCCAGTCTAacgtcctgagtgctctggagcgggttttcatcaaggatccctctgtacttatctctgttcatctttccctcaatcctgacaagtctcccagtccctgctgctgaaaaacatccccaaagcatgatgctgccaccaccatgcttcaccgtcaGGATGGTATTATCCAGGTAATGAGtggtgcctggttttctccagatgtgacgcttggcattcaggccaaagagttcaatcttggtttcatcagaccagagaatctagtttctcatggtctgagagtcctttagatgccctTTGGCCatctccaagcaggctgtcatgtgccttttactgagtagtagcttccgcctggccactccaccataaaggcaggattggtggagtgctgcagagatggctgtccatCTGGAAGattctaccatctccacagaggaactctggagttctgtcagattgaccatcgggttcttggtcatctccctaaccaaggcccttctcctccgatttctcagctctatgaagagtcttggtggttacaaagtTATTCCATTTAAGGAGgatgtaggccactgtgttcttggggtctTCAATCCTTCCCCGgatctgtgcctccacacaatcatgtctcggagctctgcagacaattccttcgttctcatgtcttggtttttgctctgacatgcactgtcaactgtgggagcttatacagacaggtgtgtgcctttcgaaatcatgttcaatcaattgaatttaccccaggttgtagaaacatcccaaggatgttcaatggaaacaggatgcacctgagctcaatttcgagtctcatagaaaatggtctgaatacttatgtaagttaGGTAATtcagatttgtattttttatacatttacaaaaatctATTATCTATTTGTTTTGTCATTGTATGATATTGTGTggagattttagaataaggctgtaacgtaacagaatgtggaaaaagtcaaggggtctgaatcattTTCCAGATGCACTGTATATAATAAATAACCCAGCAAACTAACATGGGTTCtgtgattttctttttttttaccgaggaggccagttgagaacaagctctcatttacaactgcgacctagccaagataacgcaaagcagtgttccaaaaacaacaacagagttacacatgggataaacaaatgtacagtgaataacacaatagaaaaatatatgtacagtgtggtTAGGGAGATGTAGTAaggttagggaggtaaggcaataaataggccaaagtGGAGAAATACAATtacaattacaatttagcattagcactggagtgatagatgtgcagatgatgatgtgcaagtagagatactgaggtgcaaaaataaataaataacagtatggggatcagttagttgggtgtgctatttacagatggtctgtgttcgtgagggagatataagtctccagcttcaggcatttttgcaattcgttcgagtcattggcagcagagaactggaaggaaaggcagccaaaggaggtgttggctttggggatgacaagtgagatatacctgctggagctacgggtgggtgttgctatggtgaccagtgagctgagataaggcggggctttacctagcaaagacttagatgacatggagccagtgggtttggcgacgaatatgtagcgagggccagccaacgagagcatacaggtcgaggtggtgggtagtatatggaactttggtgacaaaacggatggcatagTGATAGACTACTACATCCAATTTGCCAAGTAGAGTgtgggaggctattttgtaaatgacatccctgaagtcaaggatcagtaggatagtcagttttacaagggtatgtttggcagcatgagtgaaggaggctttgttgcgaaataggaagccaattctagatttgatttttgattg is part of the Oncorhynchus masou masou isolate Uvic2021 chromosome 33, UVic_Omas_1.1, whole genome shotgun sequence genome and harbors:
- the LOC135528394 gene encoding nuclear factor of activated T-cells, cytoplasmic 2-like isoform X4, yielding MFRESWRLAQYHTMRSMDQDEPNLSSQRVSPPSGLAYIQEEASPYSIKCSEHNPESLSGYEHLEAKNYLDHSRLGGIALSPRIEITPSREHYSDGRDSLQNHTLNISPRPTLTVPGHESLAYREPQCLSPASSNSSTSWHSESYSPWASPCVSPSSGQTGAGDLWPRFQNIHTGSPRTSPGTSPRTEEGCIAPRSPSPSLRPGSRSASPQGKRTYDMYRNTSLINGIPSNSPSPHRGHEEHPQKNAGAHYGTSNSLAEAMNGYGTVQPGLVPTKIVKTANQAYAFYPENHREVNYLVSCEQDVKNKTGSESFFVIPPIWTKQMVPNLCSIPVSSLPPLEWPVPSRTDQYKLHVDVQPKPHHRAHYETEGSRGAVKAPTGGHPVVQLHGYRGKEPLGLQIFIGTADERILKPHAFYQVHRITGKTVTTTSYEKIINSTKVLEIPLEPKNDMKAIIDCAGILKLRNADIELRKGETDIGRKNTRVRLVFRVHIPQPNGQHISLQTASHPIECSQRSAHELPMVDKQDMDSCSVLGGQQMILTGQNFSSDSKVIFMEKTRDGQQIWEMEATVDKDKCQPSLLFVEIPSYRDLSICHSAKVNFYVINGKRKRSQPQHFTFTPLAVPSIKTEPVDDYPFSMTQIMGVSPQSYYHHSPGSRGIIHPDNGLVSSMASCQQVRSGLPTPVPDTCFQQQSPAIVYSRGGKSLSGSPGGLYQQTGEMRVMPDPHRSVLVHTGSPAQSSPLGAQQQQHGGGQGQHPSIIQFSPNNQHLLRGSDPPPLQPDNHQHIIYCDGYPQQSGAQAHSPISAHSPQHYPTTVIQQQPYVPKAVPKGRSSPGGMEAQRCPPGEEQRASLPGGRVTVKEENLDQMYLDDGELNEIIRKDLTGVQARGQT
- the LOC135528394 gene encoding nuclear factor of activated T-cells, cytoplasmic 2-like isoform X2; translated protein: MNSFYDGKNPSDLGLEEELSQVNCQDELEFDYLFEYEPPCDNFPGEDQGLSKDEPNLSSQRVSPPSGLAYIQEEASPYSIKCSEHNPESLSGYEHLEAKNYLDHSRLGGIALSPRIEITPSREHYSDGRDSLQNHTLNISPRPTLTVPGHESLAYREPQCLSPASSNSSTSWHSESYSPWASPCVSPSSGQTGAGDLWPRFQNIHTGSPRTSPGTSPRTEEGCIAPRSPSPSLRPGSRSASPQGKRTYDMYRNTSLINGIPSNSPSPHRGHEEHPQKNAGAHYGTSNSLAEAMNGYGTVQPGLVPTKIVKTANQAYAFYPENHREVNYLVSCEQDVKNKTGSESFFVIPPIWTKQMVPNLCSIPVSSLPPLEWPVPSRTDQYKLHVDVQPKPHHRAHYETEGSRGAVKAPTGGHPVVQLHGYRGKEPLGLQIFIGTADERILKPHAFYQVHRITGKTVTTTSYEKIINSTKVLEIPLEPKNDMKAIIDCAGILKLRNADIELRKGETDIGRKNTRVRLVFRVHIPQPNGQHISLQTASHPIECSQRSAHELPMVDKQDMDSCSVLGGQQMILTGQNFSSDSKVIFMEKTRDGQQIWEMEATVDKDKCQPSLLFVEIPSYRDLSICHSAKVNFYVINGKRKRSQPQHFTFTPLAVPSIKTEPVDDYPFSMTQIMGVSPQSYYHHSPGSRGIIHPDNGLVSSMASCQQVRSGLPTPVPDTCFQQQSPAIVYSRGGKSLSGSPGGLYQQTGEMRVMPDPHRSVLVHTGSPAQSSPLGAQQQQHGGGQGQHPSIIQFSPNNQHLLRGSDPPPLQPDNHQHIIYCDGYPQQSGAQAHSPISAHSPQHYPTTVIQQQPYVPKAVPKGRSSPGGMEAQRCPPGEEQRASLPGGRVTVKEENLDQMYLDDVNEIIRKDLTGVQARGQT
- the LOC135528394 gene encoding nuclear factor of activated T-cells, cytoplasmic 2-like isoform X3, with amino-acid sequence MNSFYDGKNPSDLGLEEELSQVNCQDELEFDYLFEYEPPCDNFPGEDQDEPNLSSQRVSPPSGLAYIQEEASPYSIKCSEHNPESLSGYEHLEAKNYLDHSRLGGIALSPRIEITPSREHYSDGRDSLQNHTLNISPRPTLTVPGHESLAYREPQCLSPASSNSSTSWHSESYSPWASPCVSPSSGQTGAGDLWPRFQNIHTGSPRTSPGTSPRTEEGCIAPRSPSPSLRPGSRSASPQGKRTYDMYRNTSLINGIPSNSPSPHRGHEEHPQKNAGAHYGTSNSLAEAMNGYGTVQPGLVPTKIVKTANQAYAFYPENHREVNYLVSCEQDVKNKTGSESFFVIPPIWTKQMVPNLCSIPVSSLPPLEWPVPSRTDQYKLHVDVQPKPHHRAHYETEGSRGAVKAPTGGHPVVQLHGYRGKEPLGLQIFIGTADERILKPHAFYQVHRITGKTVTTTSYEKIINSTKVLEIPLEPKNDMKAIIDCAGILKLRNADIELRKGETDIGRKNTRVRLVFRVHIPQPNGQHISLQTASHPIECSQRSAHELPMVDKQDMDSCSVLGGQQMILTGQNFSSDSKVIFMEKTRDGQQIWEMEATVDKDKCQPSLLFVEIPSYRDLSICHSAKVNFYVINGKRKRSQPQHFTFTPLAVPSIKTEPVDDYPFSMTQIMGVSPQSYYHHSPGSRGIIHPDNGLVSSMASCQQVRSGLPTPVPDTCFQQQSPAIVYSRGGKSLSGSPGGLYQQTGEMRVMPDPHRSVLVHTGSPAQSSPLGAQQQQHGGGQGQHPSIIQFSPNNQHLLRGSDPPPLQPDNHQHIIYCDGYPQQSGAQAHSPISAHSPQHYPTTVIQQQPYVPKAVPKGRSSPGGMEAQRCPPGEEQRASLPGGRVTVKEENLDQMYLDDGELNEIIRKDLTGVQARGQT
- the LOC135528394 gene encoding nuclear factor of activated T-cells, cytoplasmic 2-like isoform X1; this translates as MNSFYDGKNPSDLGLEEELSQVNCQDELEFDYLFEYEPPCDNFPGEDQGLSKDEPNLSSQRVSPPSGLAYIQEEASPYSIKCSEHNPESLSGYEHLEAKNYLDHSRLGGIALSPRIEITPSREHYSDGRDSLQNHTLNISPRPTLTVPGHESLAYREPQCLSPASSNSSTSWHSESYSPWASPCVSPSSGQTGAGDLWPRFQNIHTGSPRTSPGTSPRTEEGCIAPRSPSPSLRPGSRSASPQGKRTYDMYRNTSLINGIPSNSPSPHRGHEEHPQKNAGAHYGTSNSLAEAMNGYGTVQPGLVPTKIVKTANQAYAFYPENHREVNYLVSCEQDVKNKTGSESFFVIPPIWTKQMVPNLCSIPVSSLPPLEWPVPSRTDQYKLHVDVQPKPHHRAHYETEGSRGAVKAPTGGHPVVQLHGYRGKEPLGLQIFIGTADERILKPHAFYQVHRITGKTVTTTSYEKIINSTKVLEIPLEPKNDMKAIIDCAGILKLRNADIELRKGETDIGRKNTRVRLVFRVHIPQPNGQHISLQTASHPIECSQRSAHELPMVDKQDMDSCSVLGGQQMILTGQNFSSDSKVIFMEKTRDGQQIWEMEATVDKDKCQPSLLFVEIPSYRDLSICHSAKVNFYVINGKRKRSQPQHFTFTPLAVPSIKTEPVDDYPFSMTQIMGVSPQSYYHHSPGSRGIIHPDNGLVSSMASCQQVRSGLPTPVPDTCFQQQSPAIVYSRGGKSLSGSPGGLYQQTGEMRVMPDPHRSVLVHTGSPAQSSPLGAQQQQHGGGQGQHPSIIQFSPNNQHLLRGSDPPPLQPDNHQHIIYCDGYPQQSGAQAHSPISAHSPQHYPTTVIQQQPYVPKAVPKGRSSPGGMEAQRCPPGEEQRASLPGGRVTVKEENLDQMYLDDGELNEIIRKDLTGVQARGQT